CTTCCTAACCGCTGCAAAGTCAATGTGAGTTAGAAGAATCCCTATTGTGCAATAATATAGATTGTCTGTTCTTCCCTACTTACTCAACCCTTAGCTAATCAGCAACATCGATTGGGGGGGGCAGTGCCTCATAAATAAGAGCACAGCACGAGTGTTGGAGAGAAAGTAGAATCCTGCCAGGTGCTGATTGCTTGCGCTCCTATGGGATACAGTGATACATTTAAAGAGATAGATTTACGCTGTGAATGAGCCAGACACAGGATCTCAGATCTCGCCTCCAGCAGCCTCCGTTAAGATGCTCAAGTCTAGGAAACTCAACAGAACTACCACCGTGGAAGACCGAAAGATCCAGATGCATAAGTTGAGATATGAAAAGCGCTATACTCCACTGCCACTGATGTTTGCCATCTGCTGCCTGAGTGCCCTCCACCTTTCGTCAGGTAAGGAaagcgcatatatatatatatatatatatatattattattaatatttattgttttatatagcgccatcaaattccgtagcgctgtacaatgggtggacaggacatatatatatatatatatatatattattattatcttttatttatatagcgccaacaatttacgcagcgcttaaaacaatacatatattcaagggatatgacaaaacgatacattaggtggagagagtcctgctcgcaagcttacaatcttgagggaatatatatatatatatatatatatatatatacaattcgTTACAAACCTAGTATAGGTATATTTCATTGGCGCTCCTATATGCGCTGTTTACAGTTACAGTGTATGTTTCAATGATATCATATAAGTAAAGTTCTCCAACAGCTCTAGTTTTAAGTATCTTGAAACAAACTCTTACCGAGTGGGAGATGGGGTGTGTTTGTAAGAGCTAGCCTTGGTGCTGAAAACTTAAAACAAtgtgttgtgtattttattttacactttgTTTTGACCTGGTTAATTATCTGTAGCATTTGTAACCATTTAATGTATGTGTTTTGGTACCAGTTATTCTATAGGAGGTATTGgcaataaacaattaaaaattttaCGAAGTTTGGGATTTTTTGTTTGCTAATTTGGAAGTCTTCATTTGCTTTCTTTATGTAATAAAGTGCTacttgtgtcatttttttttaagttcagcCGAAGAGGTGAAATAGGAGTATAGTTTATTATCGTTATAATGAATTATTTAGGTTACATTTCCAAATAAGGAAAAAacgaatattaatataatttctatAAAATACTATTTGGTATATAccccctttttttcctaaataagaTTTTTCCTTTAAACTACCTAGATGCTCCAACTAACcttctttctaaaaaaaaaaaaatgtaaacagggTGGAGGGATTCAAATAGTAATCATTTCTAAATTGCAATTTCATGTTATCCTTTAGCACCATTTATTACATTGAAAAGCAGTTGCACTAAAATATCAGCTGGTTTTGGGTTTGTTAACTCAGCAACTTTCACTGAACCACAGATTATAATTCAATATAAtcactataataaataaaaaccaacataaaACAATACGAACGAGAGCAACTTGTATTTCACTTGGTTTCACTCGAATATGTAGAAAAGTTTAgtagaatatacagtatacatattttGTTACAGTAGGTAATTGTATGCTgcccaaacaataaaaaaggaaatacattATTTCTCCATAACCACATGGGGCGACACAAAACAGTTCCTTTGTGGTGCTAAAACTAGCTTGACATGAATACATGGATTAATCGTGTGGATAAGAGGTCCAGGAAGGATGTGCTCTGTGATGGTTTGGAGAGGTCATAAGCAAGAATCTTAATCTTCTACTAAGAAGCACTTCAGTGTCTTGCGCTAGTCTTCCAAAAAGTTGCCCTTATCTTTTTTGGTATTAAACCTTCAACTCCTTAGTTTCAACACTGATCATCGGGTCATCATTATCATGAAAGCCACGGATCATGCCTGAGTTTCTCTCAAGGTGTGCCTCCAGAAAGCAATCGTACAAATCCataattttcttctttgctTTTGGTAGAGCATATGCCCAGGGGTAGACCTCAAATAAAATTGGCTTTATGTAGAAATGGTTAGGTTAAAAAAGAataatctttataaaaaaattttgGACATCATCGACTATGTAGGGTCATCTGGTCTTACCAACACCCTTACAAGAATGGTGGTACGAAATGATGTATAGAAGAGCAAACTAAGAATTTTGTATCTTAgatttattatgtttaattcTGGATGTCTCTCTATGCAACTTTGTCATTAACAACAATTCTGATTTCTATTCAAGGTCTATTTACCATAACTgcactgtatattttaaattatattatcattGTTGGGTGGTGCCCTTCCTAGTTGTTCAAACAAGTGCCACATGCATGTCCCTAGGAAGGTTCAAACAATGACACCTCGCTCACCGCTCACGCATGTACAGGAGGGACAGTGATATGAGTAATATAtctggtatataaatatatatatatatatatatatatattatagttttcAAGATATATAAGCTAGTATAGCTCATTAGCATTGTCACTAATGATAACAGTAGAGAAATGTCACAGGATGCTAAATTCCATTATGATTAACATCCCAGAAAATACTGAAACTGTGTCTTTGTATCATTCTAGGTTTCCCACAAGCATTGCCACACTATATGGAAAATTTTGACATCCCTGAAAGTGAGGTAAATCTCCTAATTAAGTTTCTCAGTTGGTACTCAAATTGGGGTAATAGCAAATTATTTGCCTTTAAGGTCAATTCATTACCATTTGGTGGACATGTATTTagaaatattcaaaaatatatgtgcaACAATTGCATGAaccttcaaaatatattttatcaatgTGTTATTCCAGGCTAATACAGGGCTAATGTTACATCGCACCTAGTAATCGATAAGAGATAAATGGCTGTGTCTTTGGCTGGGTTCAATGCAGTGTAATGGGAGCCACCGAATATTAGCAGGATGGAAAGGCTGTTATCAAAAGCGAAATACACTGATTCCcatgaaaataaaagaacataaGGGAAGTTCTCTAACAAAACTGAGATGAGGCTTACTTGCGGAGTTTCGATATAGCTGGACATGGAATAGAAGAATTAACCATATGCGCTGTGCAATAGTTCACTTAGTGCTATAATGGTTAAACATTCAAAAACCAATTCAAAAAATTGCTgttctataaaacaataaacggGACTGTAAGGTTGATTGGCCCCAGAATAATAGACAGGTAAAGCAAGAACAGTGCAGTATGAAAACAGCCTTGAGTTACAATTATCAGATGGACAATAGAagccacaaaaaaatgtattcacaaaGGGGGGCACAcagcctaaaaagcataaaaatcaTAAACATTTAGTTTAGAAGGGTTGCTGCTACAATAATAATGCCCAATAAACACAcagaacaaagcaagaattcagcgcatacccagtgAATGCCATTTAGaaatctaaggcataaatattgggcgATTCCGTCACACTTTAGGGCCATATATCACCCAAAATGTATGCCTTAGATGTGTTTTCTGAATGGGAttcgctgggtatgcgctgaattaaTGCTTTGTTACTGATTGGTAAttagcagcaacccaggaatctggATGTTTATGCCGTTCATGCTTTTTAGGTTTTAAAcccccctttctgtatatttttgtgctgtgcatatttgcaggttctgatcAAACCTGAGGGTAGAGAAGCTCCTCCTGTCACACAgttgcctcattaatggtgtccagagaaggtttTAATTTGCTTTAGATTTTCTTTTGGGTTCAAATGCAAAACAGTCCCACTTATTCCGCTTCTTGGTAACCACTATAGCCATGAAAAGCTAGATAGGACTCGCCGAACTTGGTGGTGTAATATATACCACTTGGTGGTAGTAATATATATCCATAAAgtatgatggaatccccaatggTATTTGTTAGGCATGGGTTGatttattgctttgttttgaaTAGAAAGCGCACAGATCTCAGGTCTACATGCTGTGGGTTGAGGTGTTGATGCCTCTCGGTATGCATTTCTAAActgaattaaatgttttaatgattttgcCAATTTTCAtctaatttaacacttttattacttttttatatgttattagTAGGCAGAAATCCCAGCTTACTAAGAATTGCTTGGTCAATACATCATGGAatacttaaaatgtaaacatactaAATCCTGTTAGCATGATACAtaaagttaacttttttttctcctttttttgttactttaaagAGACTAGCATTCTGCTTCAGCCAGTGGATAGCATTGCCAGATCAACCACAGGTAATCTAGAAACACTCCTAACTCTCTTAAACCAACAATCCACATTGTAATTAGCCCTCCCCATGTGGTTTTAGTTTAACGCGATGCATATAGCACATGACTGAAAGCACATTGTGTAAATGATATCATTTTTTGTACAAGAAGTGAGTGTTGTCATATGTGTTCTGAACACagaagggtttattcactaaaggagaaGATTGCAGGAGAGGAGTCATTTCAGCATTCAGACTTGACTATGTATAATAAAGGGCAAATCCCAGTAAGCATCGTCTGCAATAAAAGCTTGGTAAAACCTATATAATCCACAGTTAAATAGGTCatccaatgggaaaaaatatttttatcattgaACACTGACAAAATCCTCGTATCTCATTTTATTCCAACACACTTCCTTTGTCTGCAGACCTCGAGGCTGCCATTATATCAGTCATTTGATATTTTGAGTAACTTTCCCTgtttaaacaccacactgatcTGATTCTTTAAtcccaatattaataataataataagcccaTTCCTTCATAGGCTTTCATTGGTCAGAATTTCCAGTTTATGATTAACACTGGGCCATGAGTTAGAACACATAAAAAGGATTACCATGcaactgcctgaaaacattatatatatatatatatatatatatatatatatatatatatatatatatatatatataaaacatcttaaCCCGTGCCACCCATTAGGACGTACCAGTACATCCTTAAAAGCTGTAACAAGATGCACCttaggacgtaccagtacgtcctgacttatatacagaacatatatttatatatatatatatatatatgtatatatatatatatatatatatatacacatatatacataaatacagttGCTTCCAGTAGGTTGATGTAGCTGTGGAAGAGACATCAGTCTCAGAAATTGACCAATTTACAATCTGAGGACAGAGAATAATCAACCGAATGCATGGCTGTGATTTACCACTGAGGTAACAGGCGCTGCTTGACTTGGACCACTAAGGATGCTAAAGAAGCAATGTCAATAAGACGCATCTTCATTTATCTCTGAAACATTCCAGGAAGCAGTCCAAATCCCAGGAGCACTTCTCAGGCAGCCTCTACCTTGTTATGAATAGTCAACCATTAATTCCACTTGTATTATCACTTTGCCACAATAGTACATACTGCAGCTCAGTATCAGGAGGTACAGTAAAAGCTTTTAATATAGCATGTTACAGAATATTATACTGTATCAGAGACATTGAATCCATTCAAGTGAAACTCTCATATTAGTAGGAAAATTGGACTAATAGGTCTGAGAGCTTTCCTGAAAACCAATATTCACAGCTTTAGTAAATGAAGCAAATACTTCTTAAAGAACAGTAACAGAACTACATATTTTGCTGTTGATAACATCTACAACAATGTCTACCAGTAGACAGTATACATGACAGGTAAGCCATGAAGGAGTTAAAACGAAGCAATGATGGAGAGTCAGAATGAAAACCTAACCTAATGTTTTAAATGCAGAAAAGGTCCATTTAGATTAACATGCTTCtattgtttccatgtatttttaGAATACTGGGTGCTTTTATAAAAAGAATGTGAGAAACAAACCCCATTCTACATTAGGTATAGCATAAGTGAGTTTAGAAGGGCCTTGTACGTTGTGTATTACCTTGATGTTAAAAtagtatacattaatattgGAATTCAGCAGAGTGGTCAGAGTATTAAAGTCTTCCCTCTGACCTTTAATGGCTAGAAATGTAGTTCAATATGCAAAATTCACACATCAataaaacccccccccaaaaaaaaataatctctgaCACCAATGGGTATAACGCTACTTGTCTTCCAGATTTCCAGTTTTGTTATGGACCTTTGTAGCTCCATCTATAATAGAATGAAAGTTAATGAGGTAAGGgcatttttttcatgtgttgtgtatatatatatatatatatatatatattcttgtataatataccggtatgtatCCATGTTAAAAACGATATATGTACAATTAGTACATTTCCAATAATTATATGTGTGCTTGTTCTTACTAGGAAAATAACCAAGAAATATACAAAAGAGTAAGTATTAAATcagcatatatataatttatcttgGTTTTACACATATAAccaactattttatttatttacagtttttatTTCACTACTCCAGAGCACAGGACCCTGCTCTTAAAACAGGGGTAAGTAGTTTGGCATGAAAAACAAGTGCACGCACTTTCACAATGCGTGAATGAGGGACCTCGGTGTCCTTAAAGCTTACATTAAACGCTATACATTAAAGGTATCATTTGACTCCACTTTTGAAGACTGTGTTTAGACTAATAATGCAGtccatattgttttttataaatcGTCACATAAACTTTAATGGTTTACCATTTATTATGATATTGTTTATCTGTCTAAACCTCGTTACAGGAATCACAGATAACCACAGAAGAATTTACAAAAAAGGTATGTTCAACTCAAGTCACAGCAGATTGAAAAGATTTACATTTCACGATCATTAACATAGTGTAGGGAAAGCCTTATACTAtggcttttaaacattttagtatTCTGGTACTATTGTTGTTACTATTTAGAGCTCCAATTCTGCGTTACCTGAATACTAACCAACTGACAATACGTAGAATATATACATTGGGATAGATTATGCAGATAACCCATTTAGTTTTAACAAATATAGTGTTCTACTGATGAATTTTTCTGTTTCATGTTGTTTTCCAGGATAGTTCTGGTGCTATGGGAagacccttttttcttttcagggtATGCCTGCTTCATTATTCTAAAAGATTGATAAACCTATGATCATTCAGCAAAACAAGATACATAATACATACAAGCTATGAGAGATATATAATAATCCAG
This sequence is a window from Spea bombifrons isolate aSpeBom1 chromosome 2, aSpeBom1.2.pri, whole genome shotgun sequence. Protein-coding genes within it:
- the NMS gene encoding neuromedin-S, producing MLKSRKLNRTTTVEDRKIQMHKLRYEKRYTPLPLMFAICCLSALHLSSGFPQALPHYMENFDIPESERLAFCFSQWIALPDQPQISSFVMDLCSSIYNRMKVNEENNQEIYKRFLFHYSRAQDPALKTGESQITTEEFTKKDSSGAMGRPFFLFRPRNGRKVSIDEH